Proteins encoded in a region of the Ziziphus jujuba cultivar Dongzao chromosome 3, ASM3175591v1 genome:
- the LOC107408478 gene encoding ASI1-immunoprecipitated protein 1 isoform X1, producing the protein MGTSAEAEYAAFEDKVKRTVYIDNLSPQVTESVLQTALNQFGSVKSVQFIPNYLGPSNLAKCALIEMEHAKQVEGVILAATESPFMISGMPRPVRARRAEMEMFDERPAKPGRKIVCSWMKPNDPSFADAMQLKNFAKKSFAEADLLLEKQLQEEEKLAHQQQDTLKTNYKKYEMIDALLADGTARRLARRYNMNVADD; encoded by the exons ATGGGAACTTCTGCTGAAGCAGAGTATGCTGCTTTTGAAGATAAGGTGAAACGCACTGTTTACATTGATAACCTCTCACCACAGGTGACTGAATCTGTATTGCAAACTGCTCTGAATCAGTTTGGTTCTGTCAAGAGTGTGCAGTTTATTCCGAACTACTTGGGACCAAGTAATCTTGCAAAGTGTGCGTTAATCGAGATGGAACATGCAAAGCAGGTTGAGGGTGTTATCTTAGCAGCAACAGAGTCTCCTTTCATGATATCTGGGATGCCAAGACCTGTGAGGGCACGCCGTGCTGAAATGGAGATGTTTGATGAAAGACCAGCAAAGCCTGGTAGAAAAATAGTATGCAGCTGGATGAAACCAAATGATCCTAGTTTTGCTGATGCCATGCAACTGAAGAATTTTGCTAAAAAATCTTTTGCTGAAGCTGATTTGTTGCTTGAG AAACAGCTGCAGGAAGAAGAGAAGCTTGCACATCAGCAGCAAGATACTCTCAAAACAAATTACAAGAAGTATGAGATGATAGATGCCCTACTCGCTGATGGAACTGCTCGCCGCTTGGCACGTCGTTATAACATGAATGTTGCAGATGACTAA
- the LOC107408478 gene encoding ASI1-immunoprecipitated protein 1 isoform X2 codes for MGTSAEAEYAAFEDKVKRTVYIDNLSPQVTESVLQTALNQFGSVKSVQFIPNYLGPSNLAKCALIEMEHAKQVEGVILAATESPFMISGMPRPVRARRAEMEMFDERPAKPGRKIVCSWMKPNDPSFADAMQLKNFAKKSFAEADLLLELQEEEKLAHQQQDTLKTNYKKYEMIDALLADGTARRLARRYNMNVADD; via the exons ATGGGAACTTCTGCTGAAGCAGAGTATGCTGCTTTTGAAGATAAGGTGAAACGCACTGTTTACATTGATAACCTCTCACCACAGGTGACTGAATCTGTATTGCAAACTGCTCTGAATCAGTTTGGTTCTGTCAAGAGTGTGCAGTTTATTCCGAACTACTTGGGACCAAGTAATCTTGCAAAGTGTGCGTTAATCGAGATGGAACATGCAAAGCAGGTTGAGGGTGTTATCTTAGCAGCAACAGAGTCTCCTTTCATGATATCTGGGATGCCAAGACCTGTGAGGGCACGCCGTGCTGAAATGGAGATGTTTGATGAAAGACCAGCAAAGCCTGGTAGAAAAATAGTATGCAGCTGGATGAAACCAAATGATCCTAGTTTTGCTGATGCCATGCAACTGAAGAATTTTGCTAAAAAATCTTTTGCTGAAGCTGATTTGTTGCTTGAG CTGCAGGAAGAAGAGAAGCTTGCACATCAGCAGCAAGATACTCTCAAAACAAATTACAAGAAGTATGAGATGATAGATGCCCTACTCGCTGATGGAACTGCTCGCCGCTTGGCACGTCGTTATAACATGAATGTTGCAGATGACTAA
- the LOC107408478 gene encoding ASI1-immunoprecipitated protein 1 isoform X3 produces MGTSAEAEYAAFEDKFIPNYLGPSNLAKCALIEMEHAKQVEGVILAATESPFMISGMPRPVRARRAEMEMFDERPAKPGRKIVCSWMKPNDPSFADAMQLKNFAKKSFAEADLLLEKQLQEEEKLAHQQQDTLKTNYKKYEMIDALLADGTARRLARRYNMNVADD; encoded by the exons ATGGGAACTTCTGCTGAAGCAGAGTATGCTGCTTTTGAAGATAAG TTTATTCCGAACTACTTGGGACCAAGTAATCTTGCAAAGTGTGCGTTAATCGAGATGGAACATGCAAAGCAGGTTGAGGGTGTTATCTTAGCAGCAACAGAGTCTCCTTTCATGATATCTGGGATGCCAAGACCTGTGAGGGCACGCCGTGCTGAAATGGAGATGTTTGATGAAAGACCAGCAAAGCCTGGTAGAAAAATAGTATGCAGCTGGATGAAACCAAATGATCCTAGTTTTGCTGATGCCATGCAACTGAAGAATTTTGCTAAAAAATCTTTTGCTGAAGCTGATTTGTTGCTTGAG AAACAGCTGCAGGAAGAAGAGAAGCTTGCACATCAGCAGCAAGATACTCTCAAAACAAATTACAAGAAGTATGAGATGATAGATGCCCTACTCGCTGATGGAACTGCTCGCCGCTTGGCACGTCGTTATAACATGAATGTTGCAGATGACTAA